The genomic window GACACTCCCATAGCGCCTTGGTTTTTCTTTATCTGTACAAAAAATACTAAACCTTCAGCTACCTGACCTGATAAATTGCAAAGCTTAACGGGGGAACGGTTAATGTTCCATCGACAAACTCATCACTTTTAAAGGCTGGGTATATTTTTTCGCCATTTTTGAGGGTAAAGCCTAACGCGACAGACTTTTCTGTTTTTGCTGTATTAAAGACAATAATGATTTCTTCTTCGTCTTTTAATGTACGAGATACCGCAAAAACCCCCGGCTTATTATCAGCATTTATGAATTTTTGTTCGCCAAACCTAAGTGCTGGGTATTGATAATAGATATCCGCATACTCAGCAAATGTCTTATAAAACAGATGATTTTCATCAAAGTTGTCATCAGCGGTCGTTTTAATATTTGCGAGTAAATCATCATCGTTGTAGCTGTCTACCAAAGAAGGCATCATGTCTTGGCGAGAGTCTTTATCTCCGCCATCACCAACAAAACCTTGCTCGTCGCCATAATAGACAATTGGCACGCCACGCAGAAAGTAAACCATCGCATGGGCTAGCAAGGTGCGTTGAATAATTTCTGCTTCGCTATAGTTGAAATCACTACTTTTCAACATGCCAGAAAAACGTCCCATGTCATGGTTACCGGTAAAGTTAAGCAACTGATTGGCATTACTGTCACTGTCATTATAGTAAGCATCATTCTCGAACACCTCAACGAGTTTATGTGTTCCTTGCTGTTTAATAAGGGTATCTTGTAAAGCAAACTGTAAGGAAAAATCAAGTACAGACTGCATTTTACCTATTGTGGTATAAGCACTTAATTCTTTAACATCGCCACTATATACTTCACCAAACATAAAAAATTCTGGAATACCTATCGCTTTTGCGTGGTCAACAAGCGCAGGGGCAAATTCTGCCCAAAACTCTATATTGACGTGCTTTACGGTATCAATTCTAAAACCATCAGGTTTAAATTCACTGATGACATTTTTGAATATTTCGGTCATGCCTGTAACCACTTCAGGTGAATTAGTATCAATATCATCTAAGCCACTAAAGTCGCCATATATTGAGTCTTCTCCTTCATAGGTTGTATCTCCTTGGTTGTGATAATATTTTTTATCATTTAACCAAGCGGGTGATTTAAGGTTTTCTTGGCCTTTTGGGATAACGGCTTGATAAGTATCACCGGCTGCCACTTGAGCAAGTGTTTTATATAAACAGCCATCATCTTCTTTCATCAAATACTGTAAGCCATCTTCGCCGTGACATTCAACATACTTAATAACATCAGCGGTGTGGTTAGTAATAATGTCAAAAAATACTTTTATATTTTCTTTATGTGCAGCGTTAATGAAACGTTTTAAATCTTCATTACTACCCAAATGCGGGTCAATTTCATTAAAGTCCAAGATCCAGTAACCATGATAACCCGAAGAATCACCTTGCATGGCTTGATTACGCATAATAGGTGTTAACCAAATAGCGCTAATACCCATACCTTTCAAATAAGGCAGTTTAGCTTGCAAACCTTGAATGTCACCACCGTGATACATGCCTTTGTCGGCTTTATCAAAACCACCAGCAGATATTATGTCGGTCTTAGACCCTTGGTCATTATCAGTGTTGCCGTTATAAAAACGGTCTGGCATAACAAAGTAAAAAACCTCATCTTGTATATTTCTATTTAAATAAGGAGCTAAATCGTCAGCATTTTTAAGTGGTAAGGCTTTTACCTCACTTAAGCTGGCTGATTTTTCTGTGTTAATTGGCTTAGTTTCATTACAAGCGCTAATAAATAAGCTACTTAAGATAAGTAGCGCAATCTTTGATCTTTTCAATGTGAATGTACTATTTGTTATTATCATTATATTCTCATTCATTATGGTGTTCATTAAAATCGACATTATGCACAATATTAGCTTTTTGGCCTGGCTTTTTGCATCGCTTGTGCAAGCGATTTAACAGAATCTTTTTGCCAAAATTCAGTCATAGTTACTGGTAATTTTTGACGCCAGTTAGGGTGTTCATCGATAGTACCGGGAATGTTAACTTGTTCAACAATCTCTAAGGTATCTTCTAATGGAATAAGTTGGATATGGCTGTGTGCTTTCGCCATATACTTCTGTACGGCAATTGATAATTCAGTATTGATTATCGCCGGACTTTGTTGCGGCGCTTTTGTCACATCGATAACGTCTAAGTCTGCTAAGGCTGCAACTAATAAGCTACGGTCTTGTATTCGAGCCTCGCGCTCTTGTTGGCCCATTTCGTCTGATGGATATAGATTCAATATTTGTCGCCAATGTAAATCACGTCCAGTCCACCAACCGGTAAGGGTAGGTAAGTCATGTGTTGACACGGTTACCATAGATTGGGCTGGGTACAACTCCGGGCGTTTAAATAACCCCGACTCCCAACGCTCAAAAAATAGCACCTTGTATGATAGTAAACCAGCGGCTGCCATTATTTCACTAAAGCCATCGGGCACCGTCCCTAAGTCTTCGCCGATAACCACACAGTCATTACGACGAGATTCAAGGGCAATAATGCGCAATATATCTTCAAATGGAAAAGTAATATAAACACCTTGATCGGCTTTCATGCCTGGCGCTACCCAATATTGACGCATTAAACCTAAAATATGATCAATACGTAAAGCACCAGCATATTGCATATTACTGCGCAGTGCCTTTATTAACGGTAAATAGCCTTGTTGCTGCAGTGCTACGGGGTTAATCGGCGTTAACCCCCAATCTTGCCCTAAGGTATTCATCGCATCGGGCGGAGCACCAACCGCTGCGCCAGACACATAAACATCTTTATCAGACCAAACATCAACGCCCGAGCCGTCACAACCAACCGCAAGGTCTAGATATAAACCAATCGGCATGCCAGCTTGTTCTGTTAATGCGGCAACATCAGTTAACTGGCGATGAGCTAGCCATTGCAAAAAGGCAAAGTAATCAAGACGTTTAGCATGCTGTTGTTGAAAAGCAGCGACTTGTGCTGAATGTGGTGATTGAAACTCACTCGGCCACATTTTCCAACCATAAGCATTAAAATCAATTTTTCTAAAATGCTCATATAAGGCGTCAAAGGTGGTTAACAGTAATAAATCATCGCCTTGCTCGGCTTTAAAGTCGCTGAACTCTTGGTAGGTCGCGCTTACATTCTGGTCATTATTCGCTTGAATGAAGTCTTCAAAGAGCAATTCAATAATTTCAAATTTAACATCAGCAACGCCAGGGTAATCGATAAGTTCAGTGTTACGGACGAAGTTAACTTTTTCTTGAAATTCATCACTGTTAAAGCGAAGTTGAGCGGCCTTGCAGCTGGAAAAGTTAGGTACCTGAGTAACATCAATATATAAACTATTGAGAAAACAACGGCTGGTCGGGGAATACGGGCTGCGATGTGCGGGATTATTTTGATACAAGGGATGCAACGGATTTAAACCTATGGCGGCAGCGCCTTGCTCGGCAGACTTTTTAACCAGTGTTTTTAAATCACCAAAATCGCCCATTCCCCAATTACTTTCACTTTTGAGTGAATATAACTGCGCAGCATATCCCCACATTTTTTCTGGTGAGGCTTCCTGTGGGCTATAACAAGTTTTAGGTGCAAAAATCAAATGACAACTTGCTGTTTGTTGGCCATAACTCAGCTTAAGCTTATGATAACCTTGTGATAACAAAGGGAGTGTTAAGGCAAGCTTTCGATATTCTTTATCGGCAAGCTGATTTTTTTCTTGGAAAATTAACTCGCTAACCAATACTTCACCCGTTAAGATTTCGCTTTGCTCAGTAGTTATCTGCCAAGTAACTTTTAAACTTTCATCTACCGGTAGGCTAATAATAATAGTGTGACTGTGTTCTTCAAGCTTAGCAATATGGACGCCAGGCAACATTTTACGCCAGCTATCTTCTTGTAAGGCTGTAATACTGTTATTGATAGTATGGTTATTAGACAGGTCATAACCCATAGCACAAAGTAGGCTATGCCTAGCACTTTCGTTTGCCGGAACTTGGTGCCCATAACTATCAGTGTAACTTCTGTGAAAGCCAACTAGGTCGGCAAGTTTTTCTATCAAATTCATAAGTTTAATACTCTATTCTTTTTGAGTGGCTAAAGGAATACTTTTGCCAATGCTTGTGGTGATTTTGTTATCTACGATTCAACTACTTAACGCAGAACCGTATTGCTATTTGTCTTTTGGGCTATGTAAATACCGCAATACCACACAGCTATGTTCAGCAATAGTAATAGCGGGGTGTCTAATGTTTTTTGGCGATTTTTTGTCAGCGTAACTGTATTCTTGATTATCAACAGCGGTATCAATGAGCACTTGCCAGTAACCGTTAAGTACTGGCAATAAGAAGTTGATACTGCGCTGATGAGCATTAAAAATAATCAGTAGGGCATCGTCTTGCTGATGTTCAGGAGTAGATGAGCGTTCGGTATTGGCTAACATCATTGCAAAGCACTTGATGGATTGATCATGCCAATTGTCTTTAGTCATCGCTTTACCGTGACAATTTAACCAACTGATATCAGCTAAACCGGTATGTTCACTTACTTTTACACCGTGTTGATAATGTGTTCTGTTTAATAGCGGATGTGCTTTTCGCAGTGCAATTAATTTTTTAACAAAATCTGATTCTTGCTGTGCTTGTGGGCTTTGCCAATCTAGCCACGATATTTCATTATCTTGGCAGTAAGCATTATTGTTACCGCGCTGGCTATTATTGAGTTCATCGCCACTGAGTAACATCGGCGTGCCTTGAGCAATAAAGAGGGTGGTCAGTAAATTGCGTTTTTGCTGGCGGCGTAAAAGACTAATTCTACAATTGTCGGTTGGCCCTTCAGTCCCTAAATTATTACTAAAGTTACTGTTATGGCCGTCATGGTTTTGTTCGCCGTTCGCCTTGTTTTGCTTGTTATTGAAGCTCACTAAATCGGTTAAGGTAAAACCATCATGTGAAGTAATAAAATTAACACTGGCACTAGGTCGACGACTGGGCTGTTCAAAAATGTCACTTGAGCCGTGCAAACGTTTAGCAAACTCTGCAACTAAGCCTTGTTCACCTCGCCAGAAGCGTCGACAAGAGTCACGAAAACGATCGTTTAGCTCTAACCAGCTATTGGGAAAACGGCCTAGTTGATAGCCGCCATGACCGACATCCCAAGGTTCGGCAATAAGTTTAACTCTTGATAAGATAGGATCTTGTCTTATACTGGTAAAAAAGTGATTGTTGGCTTTAAAATCAGGTGCATCGCGCCCTAGTACTGGCGCTAAGTCGAAACGAAAACCGTCAACGCCCATGATTTCTACCCAGTAGCGCAAACTGTCAGTGATCAGTTGAATAACACGAGGGTGCTGCACATTAATGGTATTGCCGCACCCTGAAAAATTCTCATAATAGCGTTTGTCAGCTGGGTGTAAACGATAATAACTAGCATTGTCTATGCCTTTAAAGCTCAGCGTTTGACCAAGTTCATCACCTTCTGCCGTATGGTTATAAACCACATCAAGAATAACTTCGATACCTGCTTCATGGTAAGTTTCAACCATAGAACGAAACTCGCCAACCTCACCTGAGTGGCAGTAAGCGGCGTGCGGAACAAAAAATGAAATGGTGTTATAGCCCCAGTAATTAGTTAACCCTTTGTCTTGGACAAAGTCCTCATTAATAAACTGTTGCACGGGTAGCAGTTCAATACTGGTTACCCCTAAAGACTTTAAATACTGGCAAACCTTTTTATTAGCAAGACCCGCGAATGTTCCGCGTAGCTCAATGGGTACATCGGGATTTTGTTGGGTAAAGCCTTTAACATGTAATTCATAAAGAATGGTGTCACGGCGACGAACTTGTGGATGCGTTTGACTAAACAGTAATGGTGAAACAACCACACACTTTGGCATAGTCGCCGAATTATCCCGATTATCAACGGTTAAATCTTTTTGGGTGCTTTTTAGATCATAACTAAAATTAAGGTCGCTGCGGATAAAGCTACCGTGCAATTTTTTAGCATAGGGGTCTAACAATAATTTATTAGCATTAAAACGATGGCCATTATGAGGTTCAAAAGGACCATGTACGCGGTAGCCATATAAACAACCTTCTGCGATCCCTTCAACGAAACCATGCCAAACATCATCGGTAAACTCAGGTAATTCAATGCGCTGTAGTTCATATTTACCGTCACCTGAAAATAGACAAAGCTCTACTTTTGTTGCATGTGCAGAAAATAGGGCAAAGTTACAGCCCAGACCACTTTTAGCCAGTGAAGCACCCATCGGATACGAACGCCCCGAAGTTACTTTGTATGCAGTGTTAATTGCGCAAGTTGTCATTATTTACCCTCAAGTGGTAAACGTACATCTTTGAGGATAAACATCGCTGTCGCTAACGGGGGTACAGTAATGTCTATATAGTGTTGCTGACCTTGCCAGGCCAATTCTACACTCGGTAAAATACCTAGGTTCAAGGTGTTACTGCCGCCATAAATTTCAGCGTCCGAGTTAAGTAATTCGACGTACTCTCCCGATTTTGGTACCCCTAATTTAACGTTATGATGGGTTTGTGAGGTAAAGTTACATACCACGACAACCGCATTCTCTTGGGCGTCATTGCCAAAACGAATAAAGCTGTAAATTGATTGTTCGCTGTTTTGATGATCTAACCAACTAAAACCCTCGCTTTGGCAATCTTTTTCATAGAGCGCTGGCGTGTTGCAATAAACCTTATTTAACGCTTTGATCAGTCGCTGTACGCCACTGTGCCAGTGAACGTCAAGTTGATGCCAATCAAGTTCGTGGTCATGATCCCATTCTTTACCTTGGGCAAATTCACAGCCCATAAATAGTAGCTTTTTACCGGGATGTGCCCACATAAAACTGTAATAAGCGCGTATATTGGCAAACTGTTGCCAAGCATCATCGCCAGGCATCTTTTGTAAAATAGAGCCTTTACCATGAACAACTTCGTCATGACTAAGTGGCAGAATAAAGTTTTCATCAAAGGCATAAACTAGGCTAAAGCTAAGTTCGTTATGGTGATGGCAACGATGCACAGATTCACGCTGCATGTATTGTAAACTGTCGTTCATCCAGCCCATATTCCATTTATAACCAAAGCCTAAACCGCCATCATGGGTCGCGCGAGAAACACCCGGCCATGACGTAGACTCTTCGGCAACAGAAAATGTACCAGGGTATTGTTGATAGAGTTCTTCGTTAAAGCGTTTTAAAAAGTCGACAGCGGCTAAGTTTTCTCTGCCTCCGTGGATGTTAGGGATCCATTCATTTTCTTTGCGGCTGTAGTCGAGATAAAGCATCGAGGCAACTGCGTCAACGCGAATGCCATCAACATGGTATTTATCTAACCAATGCAGGGCACTTGCTCGCAAAAAATTGGCAACCTCAACACGCTCGTAATTATAAATAAGGGTATTCCAGTCGGGGTGATATCCCTGTCTGGGGTCTTCATGCTCAAAAAGATGAGTACCATCGAAGGTCGCTAAACCGTGATCATCACTTGGAAAATGTCCCGGTACCCAATCAATCAATAAGCCTAAATTGGCTTGATGACAGGCATCAACAAAATACTGAAAGTCAGCTTCATTACCAAACCGAGCTGTTGGTGCAAATAAGCCAACCGGTTGATATCCCCATGAACCATCGAATGGAAATTCACTGACCGGCATTAGCTGAATATGGGTAAAACCCATTGATAAAGTGTAAGGAATAAGCTGGTCAGCTATCTGACGGTAATTTAAAAATTCGTTATTTTTATCTCGGCGCCAAGAGCCTAAATGGACTTCGTAAATTGAAATTGCAGCGTTTCTACTGTTACGTTTTTCACGTTTGGCTAACCAATCTTGGTCTTGCCAAAGGTAATTGTCTTTTGCACTGATAATTGACGCTGTGTCAGGTCGATATTGGGCTTGGTTGCCATAAGGGTCGGCTTTAAATGGTAACGTGTTACCGTTTTTGTCTTTAATCGCATACTTATATTGTTGCCCAACTGACGCTTGTGGGATAAATATATTCCAATAGCCACTAGCGACATCGCCCAAGGTGATATTTTGCATGGCATGGCTACGTTCGTCCCAGTGATTAAAGTCACCAAGCAAAGAAACATGACTGGCATTAGGTGCCCAAACAGCAAACGAAACACCTTGAATATTTTGGCCATTAAGGGTTTTATTTTGCAGGTGAGCGCCTAATTTCTCGTATGGTTTTTGATGATTACCTTGTTGTAGCAGGTAAATATCAAGCTCCCCTAAGGTAGCTGAAAACTGATAAGGGTCGTCAATTAACCATGATGCGTTTGCAGAAGTCAGCTTGAGTTTATAAGTGAATAATTTTTTACGACGTAGCTTAAGTGAGTAAAGTCCACTGTGATGAACTTTCACCAACTTACCTAATGATTTTATCTGTTCATTCTTATTAAGTTGCGTTGATTTTTTATTAGGGGCTAAGGCCATTATCTCAACAGCGTCAATATCGTTAAGGTGAGGAAAGTAGCAAGTGATCCGTAAATAACGAGTGTTTTGGTCAGCATTTAACCCTAAAACCTCGTAAGGTGTCTTATGGCAAGCGCTGACTAAAGCTTTGATGTCATTTACAGATAAACTCATATATTTTCCTCAGTTTTCTTAATAATTAATGCTTAAGCGCTCGGTGTTAAAAACCAAATGTTTTTCACATAGTCTTCAATCGAGCGATCAGAATTAAATTTACCCATCAACGCCGTATTTAAAATGGCCATTTTTGCCCAACGTTTTTTGTCTTGATAAGCGACACCTAAGGCTTGTTGAGCGTCACTGTAGCTTTCAAAATCAGCCAGCACTTTGTACGGATCGCCACCTTCAAGGAAACTTTGTTTAATCGAAGATAATTCTCCCATATGGCCTGGCGTAAAGTAGTCCGTGTCTAACCAGTCTAAACAGGCTTTGATTTCATTATTCGTTTCATAAAAGTGATAAGGGTTGTAGCCGTTGTTATCTAGGGCTTTAACTTCATCAACGGTTAAGCCAAAGATGAAAATATTGTCGTCGCCAACTTCTTCAGCTATTTCAATGTTTGCGCCATCTAAAGTTCCAATGGTTACGGCACCGTTGAGGGCGAGCTTCATATTGCCAGTACCAGAGGCTTCTTTACCCGCTGTTGATATTTGCTCTGAAACATCGGCTGCCGGAATGATTTTTTCGGCTAAACTGACCCGATAGTTAGGTAAAAACACCACTTTTAATTTGTCTTGAATGCGGGTGTCATTATTGATTTTTTCTGCAATTTTATTGGTTGCATAGATAATTTCTTTAGCTAGCTGATAACCCGGCGCTGCTTTTGCACCAAAGATAAATACGCGTGGTTGCATAGGTAAGTCAGGATCAGCCAATAAACGGCGGTATAGCGCTAAGATATGCAATAAATTAAGGTGCTGGCGTTTGTATTCGTGAAGTCGTTTAATTTGGACATCAAAAATGGCCTCTGGGCTGACATCTATACCGGTTAAGGTTTTAATTTCAGTGGTTAATGCCACTTTGTTTTGATGTTTAATTGCCATGAATTTCTTTTGGAAACTGGCATTATCAGCAAGGGTTGATAATGAAGATAAGCTGTTTAAGTTTTTAGCCCAGTCATCGTCAACATGCTTTGACAGTAATTCAGACAGTAATGGGTTACATGATTTCAACCAACGTCTTGGGGTAATACCATTAGTTACATTGGTTAATTTCTCTGGCCAAAGTTGGTTGAATTCTGGGAATAGATCTTTTTTTACTAAGTCTGAATGGATTTGAGCAACACCGTTAACTTTATGTGAAGTAATGACACATAAATGTGCCATACGGACTTTACGTTGTTCACCTTCTTCAATAATTGAAAGGCGAGCGCGCATTGCCTCGTTGTTTGGCCACATCGCATTAACTTCATCATTCAAAAATGCTTCGTTGATACGATATAAAATAGTTAAATGGCGTGGTAGTACACGTTCAAATAATGAAACAGACCATTTTTCTAACGCTTCAGGTAACAGGGTATGGTTAGTATAAGAAAATACTTTACCGGCTAATTGCCAGGCGTTTTGCCATGAGAAGTCATACTCATCAAGCAATACGCGCATTAACTCTAAAATGGCAATAGTAGGGTGGGTATCGTTGAGTTGGATCGCTACTTTTTCAGCAAAGTTTGTACTACTTCCTTGGGTAAGTGGACCAAATTGCAGTTGATAACGACTAATAATGTCTTTAATTGAACAAGCACAGAAAAAGTACTGTTGAATAAAGCGTAATTCATTACCCGCATCGTGTTCGTCATTAGGATAAAGAACTTTAGATACTGTTTCAGCATTGACTTGATCGTGGTGCGCTTGTAGATAGTCACCCTGATTAAGGGTATCCCAGTGAAAGGCAGAGTCTGCGCGACATTCCCATAAGCGTAAAGCATTTACGGTTGACGAGTTATAGCCAACGATAGGAATATCCCAAGGAACTCCTTTGAGCATTTTTCCTGCACGCCAAACCGATGTTAAACTACCGTCGGCTTGTGCTTGTTGTTCAACATAACCATAAACGGGAATAAGCTGGGTAGATTCAGGACGGCAAATTTCCCAAGGACTACCAAATTCACGCCACATATCAGGCTGTTCTATTTGGTGTCCGTTTTTAAAACTTTGTTTGAATAAACCATGTTGGTAATGAATGCCGTAACCCATAGCGTTGTAATCAAGTGTCGCTAATGAATCAAGAAAACATGCGGCTAAACGGCCTAATCCACCATTACCTAGAGCTAAATCAGCCCCTTCTTCACATAAATCGGCTAAATCAAAACCAAGTGATTTAAGGGCCTTTTCGGTATTTTTATATAAATCTAAATTATGTAAGTTGTTAGAAAGTAGTCGTCCCATCAAATATTCAAGTGACAGGTAGTTAATACTTTTAGTCGCTGACTTTGCTTGTTGAACCTTACTTGCTTGCAGTTTATCAATAATAATTTCATTAAGCGCCATTGATGTCGCTTGCCAATAAGCCTGCTTGTTTTGTGGTGTGTTTTTGTAGGCGTCTTCACAAATAACGCGATCACCTAAGGTACTGTTCAAATGGTGCTGAATGCGTTTTTTTAAGTCTGTGGCGGTAATATCAGCTGTGCTACTTTTTATTTTTTTATTTATCATAATAAATTTTTATCTTCAAAAACCGTCTTGTTTGTTGCTGACGTTTTGATTTATTTCCTGTTTATTTAAAATTTGTGGCGTTTATATAGGACTTTATTCATCCTTATTTTTTATTTGCATCAGTTGTACGAATTCTTTCCACAATAAATAACGTGATGATTAAATTATGCCGATGTTAGAAATTAGAGCAATAAACTACATACGTATGCATGATGGATTTATGCACTATTTGCCATGCATACGTATGCATTTTTGATGATTATTGGTGCTTGATGAAAAGTTAAGGGTAATGACTTACTCGCGACCATTAAAATTTAATGAAAGTCGTCGTTTATCAGCTGAGTAATTTTTTGCTTTACTCTTAATAAGGTATACAAGGCTAGGGGGCTAAGTTAGTATCTAAGTAGTATATTTATTAATAAGTTATTGGTTAATTTAATGGTTA from Colwellia sp. PAMC 20917 includes these protein-coding regions:
- a CDS encoding alpha-amylase family glycosyl hydrolase; this encodes MIITNSTFTLKRSKIALLILSSLFISACNETKPINTEKSASLSEVKALPLKNADDLAPYLNRNIQDEVFYFVMPDRFYNGNTDNDQGSKTDIISAGGFDKADKGMYHGGDIQGLQAKLPYLKGMGISAIWLTPIMRNQAMQGDSSGYHGYWILDFNEIDPHLGSNEDLKRFINAAHKENIKVFFDIITNHTADVIKYVECHGEDGLQYLMKEDDGCLYKTLAQVAAGDTYQAVIPKGQENLKSPAWLNDKKYYHNQGDTTYEGEDSIYGDFSGLDDIDTNSPEVVTGMTEIFKNVISEFKPDGFRIDTVKHVNIEFWAEFAPALVDHAKAIGIPEFFMFGEVYSGDVKELSAYTTIGKMQSVLDFSLQFALQDTLIKQQGTHKLVEVFENDAYYNDSDSNANQLLNFTGNHDMGRFSGMLKSSDFNYSEAEIIQRTLLAHAMVYFLRGVPIVYYGDEQGFVGDGGDKDSRQDMMPSLVDSYNDDDLLANIKTTADDNFDENHLFYKTFAEYADIYYQYPALRFGEQKFINADNKPGVFAVSRTLKDEEEIIIVFNTAKTEKSVALGFTLKNGEKIYPAFKSDEFVDGTLTVPPLSFAIYQVR
- the malQ gene encoding 4-alpha-glucanotransferase; the protein is MNLIEKLADLVGFHRSYTDSYGHQVPANESARHSLLCAMGYDLSNNHTINNSITALQEDSWRKMLPGVHIAKLEEHSHTIIISLPVDESLKVTWQITTEQSEILTGEVLVSELIFQEKNQLADKEYRKLALTLPLLSQGYHKLKLSYGQQTASCHLIFAPKTCYSPQEASPEKMWGYAAQLYSLKSESNWGMGDFGDLKTLVKKSAEQGAAAIGLNPLHPLYQNNPAHRSPYSPTSRCFLNSLYIDVTQVPNFSSCKAAQLRFNSDEFQEKVNFVRNTELIDYPGVADVKFEIIELLFEDFIQANNDQNVSATYQEFSDFKAEQGDDLLLLTTFDALYEHFRKIDFNAYGWKMWPSEFQSPHSAQVAAFQQQHAKRLDYFAFLQWLAHRQLTDVAALTEQAGMPIGLYLDLAVGCDGSGVDVWSDKDVYVSGAAVGAPPDAMNTLGQDWGLTPINPVALQQQGYLPLIKALRSNMQYAGALRIDHILGLMRQYWVAPGMKADQGVYITFPFEDILRIIALESRRNDCVVIGEDLGTVPDGFSEIMAAAGLLSYKVLFFERWESGLFKRPELYPAQSMVTVSTHDLPTLTGWWTGRDLHWRQILNLYPSDEMGQQEREARIQDRSLLVAALADLDVIDVTKAPQQSPAIINTELSIAVQKYMAKAHSHIQLIPLEDTLEIVEQVNIPGTIDEHPNWRQKLPVTMTEFWQKDSVKSLAQAMQKARPKS
- the glgX gene encoding glycogen debranching protein GlgX yields the protein MTTCAINTAYKVTSGRSYPMGASLAKSGLGCNFALFSAHATKVELCLFSGDGKYELQRIELPEFTDDVWHGFVEGIAEGCLYGYRVHGPFEPHNGHRFNANKLLLDPYAKKLHGSFIRSDLNFSYDLKSTQKDLTVDNRDNSATMPKCVVVSPLLFSQTHPQVRRRDTILYELHVKGFTQQNPDVPIELRGTFAGLANKKVCQYLKSLGVTSIELLPVQQFINEDFVQDKGLTNYWGYNTISFFVPHAAYCHSGEVGEFRSMVETYHEAGIEVILDVVYNHTAEGDELGQTLSFKGIDNASYYRLHPADKRYYENFSGCGNTINVQHPRVIQLITDSLRYWVEIMGVDGFRFDLAPVLGRDAPDFKANNHFFTSIRQDPILSRVKLIAEPWDVGHGGYQLGRFPNSWLELNDRFRDSCRRFWRGEQGLVAEFAKRLHGSSDIFEQPSRRPSASVNFITSHDGFTLTDLVSFNNKQNKANGEQNHDGHNSNFSNNLGTEGPTDNCRISLLRRQQKRNLLTTLFIAQGTPMLLSGDELNNSQRGNNNAYCQDNEISWLDWQSPQAQQESDFVKKLIALRKAHPLLNRTHYQHGVKVSEHTGLADISWLNCHGKAMTKDNWHDQSIKCFAMMLANTERSSTPEHQQDDALLIIFNAHQRSINFLLPVLNGYWQVLIDTAVDNQEYSYADKKSPKNIRHPAITIAEHSCVVLRYLHSPKDK
- the glgB gene encoding 1,4-alpha-glucan branching protein GlgB codes for the protein MSLSVNDIKALVSACHKTPYEVLGLNADQNTRYLRITCYFPHLNDIDAVEIMALAPNKKSTQLNKNEQIKSLGKLVKVHHSGLYSLKLRRKKLFTYKLKLTSANASWLIDDPYQFSATLGELDIYLLQQGNHQKPYEKLGAHLQNKTLNGQNIQGVSFAVWAPNASHVSLLGDFNHWDERSHAMQNITLGDVASGYWNIFIPQASVGQQYKYAIKDKNGNTLPFKADPYGNQAQYRPDTASIISAKDNYLWQDQDWLAKREKRNSRNAAISIYEVHLGSWRRDKNNEFLNYRQIADQLIPYTLSMGFTHIQLMPVSEFPFDGSWGYQPVGLFAPTARFGNEADFQYFVDACHQANLGLLIDWVPGHFPSDDHGLATFDGTHLFEHEDPRQGYHPDWNTLIYNYERVEVANFLRASALHWLDKYHVDGIRVDAVASMLYLDYSRKENEWIPNIHGGRENLAAVDFLKRFNEELYQQYPGTFSVAEESTSWPGVSRATHDGGLGFGYKWNMGWMNDSLQYMQRESVHRCHHHNELSFSLVYAFDENFILPLSHDEVVHGKGSILQKMPGDDAWQQFANIRAYYSFMWAHPGKKLLFMGCEFAQGKEWDHDHELDWHQLDVHWHSGVQRLIKALNKVYCNTPALYEKDCQSEGFSWLDHQNSEQSIYSFIRFGNDAQENAVVVVCNFTSQTHHNVKLGVPKSGEYVELLNSDAEIYGGSNTLNLGILPSVELAWQGQQHYIDITVPPLATAMFILKDVRLPLEGK
- a CDS encoding glycogen/starch/alpha-glucan phosphorylase, producing MINKKIKSSTADITATDLKKRIQHHLNSTLGDRVICEDAYKNTPQNKQAYWQATSMALNEIIIDKLQASKVQQAKSATKSINYLSLEYLMGRLLSNNLHNLDLYKNTEKALKSLGFDLADLCEEGADLALGNGGLGRLAACFLDSLATLDYNAMGYGIHYQHGLFKQSFKNGHQIEQPDMWREFGSPWEICRPESTQLIPVYGYVEQQAQADGSLTSVWRAGKMLKGVPWDIPIVGYNSSTVNALRLWECRADSAFHWDTLNQGDYLQAHHDQVNAETVSKVLYPNDEHDAGNELRFIQQYFFCACSIKDIISRYQLQFGPLTQGSSTNFAEKVAIQLNDTHPTIAILELMRVLLDEYDFSWQNAWQLAGKVFSYTNHTLLPEALEKWSVSLFERVLPRHLTILYRINEAFLNDEVNAMWPNNEAMRARLSIIEEGEQRKVRMAHLCVITSHKVNGVAQIHSDLVKKDLFPEFNQLWPEKLTNVTNGITPRRWLKSCNPLLSELLSKHVDDDWAKNLNSLSSLSTLADNASFQKKFMAIKHQNKVALTTEIKTLTGIDVSPEAIFDVQIKRLHEYKRQHLNLLHILALYRRLLADPDLPMQPRVFIFGAKAAPGYQLAKEIIYATNKIAEKINNDTRIQDKLKVVFLPNYRVSLAEKIIPAADVSEQISTAGKEASGTGNMKLALNGAVTIGTLDGANIEIAEEVGDDNIFIFGLTVDEVKALDNNGYNPYHFYETNNEIKACLDWLDTDYFTPGHMGELSSIKQSFLEGGDPYKVLADFESYSDAQQALGVAYQDKKRWAKMAILNTALMGKFNSDRSIEDYVKNIWFLTPSA